One window from the genome of Thermococcus siculi encodes:
- a CDS encoding SDH family Clp fold serine proteinase, whose amino-acid sequence MEGAAGFWSSMFWLLFFLYLLLWPQMQYRSLQLARAKLLRRLSEKRGSTVITLIHRQESIGLFGIPFYKFISVEDSEEVLRAIRSAPKDKPIDLIIHTPGGLVLAATQIAKALHDHPAETRVIVPHYAMSGGTLIALAADKIIMDPHAVLGPVDPQLGQYPGPSIVRAVEKKGVENVDDQTLILADVAEKAIKQVRDFVYSILKDKYGEEKAKELAQILTEGRWTHDYPITYEHAKELGLHVETDVPEEVYALMELYKQPMKQRGTVEFMPYPVKQENHR is encoded by the coding sequence ATGGAGGGCGCCGCGGGATTTTGGAGTTCAATGTTCTGGCTCCTATTCTTCCTCTATCTGTTGCTCTGGCCCCAGATGCAGTACAGGAGCCTCCAACTGGCCAGGGCAAAGCTCCTAAGGAGACTCTCAGAAAAGCGCGGCTCAACGGTAATAACGCTGATCCACAGACAGGAGAGCATCGGCCTCTTTGGAATACCATTCTACAAGTTCATAAGCGTGGAGGACAGCGAGGAGGTTCTCAGGGCGATAAGGAGCGCGCCAAAGGACAAGCCGATCGATCTAATAATCCACACGCCCGGTGGACTGGTTCTGGCTGCAACCCAGATAGCAAAGGCCCTCCACGACCACCCTGCGGAAACCAGGGTTATAGTCCCGCACTACGCGATGAGCGGCGGAACGCTGATAGCTCTAGCGGCTGATAAGATAATAATGGATCCGCATGCAGTCCTCGGACCGGTCGACCCCCAGCTCGGGCAGTATCCGGGGCCGAGTATAGTGAGGGCCGTTGAAAAGAAGGGCGTCGAGAATGTGGACGACCAGACCCTCATCCTTGCAGACGTTGCCGAGAAGGCCATAAAGCAGGTCAGGGACTTCGTCTACAGCATTCTCAAAGACAAGTACGGCGAAGAGAAGGCCAAAGAGCTGGCTCAGATTCTAACGGAGGGCAGGTGGACCCACGACTACCCGATAACCTACGAGCACGCCAAGGAGCTGGGACTTCACGTTGAGACCGACGTTCCAGAGGAAGTCTACGCCCTCATGGAGCTATACAAGCAGCCGATGAAGCAGAGGGGAACCGTCGAGTTCATGCCCTACCCGGTAAAGCAGGAGAACCACCGCTGA
- a CDS encoding multiprotein bridging factor aMBF1 encodes MGKAKPKYCEICGAPIRGPGHRIRLEGAEVLVCDRCYEKYGGKKPGTFSIMPTGRQPTRRTYSRPSRPRPAPKPRTERPLYTEEIVEDYAERVYHAIQRSKKSYQELAQEIGLSMNDLRAIAHGHREPTIKEARKLEKYFKIKLIETAGEGLVEKKTIPRDYEPTLGDIANIKIKKRKKK; translated from the coding sequence ATGGGAAAGGCCAAGCCCAAGTACTGCGAGATATGTGGCGCACCGATAAGAGGACCCGGTCACAGGATAAGGCTCGAGGGTGCTGAAGTTCTCGTCTGCGACCGCTGTTACGAGAAATACGGTGGCAAAAAGCCGGGAACGTTCAGCATAATGCCAACGGGCAGGCAGCCCACGAGGAGGACATACTCGAGGCCATCAAGACCCAGACCTGCCCCGAAGCCGAGAACCGAGAGACCGCTCTACACGGAGGAAATTGTGGAAGACTACGCGGAGAGGGTCTACCATGCGATACAGCGTTCAAAGAAGAGCTACCAGGAGCTAGCCCAGGAGATAGGCCTGTCCATGAACGACCTCCGCGCAATAGCCCACGGCCACCGCGAGCCAACCATAAAGGAGGCAAGGAAACTGGAGAAGTACTTCAAGATAAAGCTCATCGAGACTGCGGGGGAGGGGCTGGTCGAGAAGAAGACGATCCCGAGGGACTACGAGCCAACACTGGGGGACATAGCCAACATCAAGATCAAGAAGCGGAAAAAGAAGTGA
- a CDS encoding DUF356 domain-containing protein, whose product MRNTIVLVRTDNFQKASIALADLVRYGGMKIRGDPRIIPPALSDWAFEHISGEKPRKRFKAHVVAQIDLPPAKAIGRLTDIHPPAHVLVVPPDTEVWEELMRLWKTFEKLRGFHSPKRTKAEELKKKREEEEEESEGF is encoded by the coding sequence ATGAGAAACACGATCGTTTTGGTGAGAACCGACAACTTCCAGAAGGCGAGCATAGCGCTTGCCGATCTAGTTCGCTACGGGGGTATGAAGATACGTGGAGACCCAAGGATAATACCCCCCGCCCTCTCGGACTGGGCCTTCGAGCATATCAGCGGCGAGAAGCCCAGGAAACGCTTTAAGGCGCACGTCGTAGCGCAGATAGACCTGCCGCCAGCGAAGGCCATCGGCAGGCTGACCGACATACATCCGCCGGCCCACGTCCTCGTCGTCCCGCCGGACACGGAGGTATGGGAGGAGCTGATGCGCCTCTGGAAGACCTTTGAAAAGCTGCGCGGCTTCCACTCTCCGAAGAGAACGAAGGCAGAGGAACTCAAGAAAAAGCGCGAGGAAGAGGAGGAAGAATCAGAGGGATTCTGA
- a CDS encoding TATA-box-binding protein: protein MVDMSNVKLRIENIVASVDLFTQLNLEKVIEICPNSKYNPEEFPGIICRFEEPKVALLIFSSGKLVVTGAKSVEDIERAVNKLIQMLKKIGAKFGRAPQIDIQNMVFSGDIGMEFNLDAVALSLPNCEYEPEQFPGVIYRVKEPRAVILLFSSGKIVCSGAKSEHDAWEAVKKLLRELEKYGLIEEEEEW from the coding sequence TTGGTCGATATGAGCAATGTAAAGCTCAGGATTGAGAACATCGTCGCTTCTGTTGATTTGTTTACGCAGCTCAACCTCGAGAAAGTCATTGAAATCTGCCCGAACTCCAAGTACAACCCCGAGGAGTTCCCGGGCATAATCTGCCGCTTCGAGGAGCCGAAGGTCGCCCTTCTGATCTTCAGTTCCGGAAAGCTAGTTGTTACCGGCGCCAAGAGCGTCGAGGACATCGAGAGGGCCGTTAACAAGCTCATCCAGATGTTGAAGAAGATAGGTGCAAAATTTGGAAGAGCGCCCCAGATCGACATCCAGAACATGGTCTTCAGCGGCGACATCGGCATGGAGTTCAACCTCGATGCGGTTGCTTTGAGCCTGCCCAACTGTGAGTACGAGCCGGAGCAGTTCCCCGGCGTCATATACCGCGTCAAGGAGCCGAGGGCGGTCATACTGCTCTTCTCGTCCGGAAAGATAGTCTGCTCTGGTGCAAAGAGCGAGCACGACGCCTGGGAAGCGGTCAAGAAACTCCTCCGCGAGCTGGAGAAATACGGTCTCATCGAGGAAGAGGAAGAATGGTGA